Proteins from one Candidatus Nanoarchaeia archaeon genomic window:
- a CDS encoding thrombospondin type 3 repeat-containing protein, which yields MPKWLLSRSVHSLMKPAILVYFVLFATAAMLASAQTAPITIYEQQPEIGIAFSEPINPASLTPQQTVRLVNSTNAPFAVEFVRSVQDILFVYRPVASLRPGSYTFTVHAIDSANNPVEEQLSFNVVIPPIDISIRSPRFGYSSVFAFPVTINLSRPAYCKWWDLSSENFDLYQEFDTPRSAALQHTITSFSLENVASQNGVFSRSLYVKCNDLTRGEMRDQSFTIIVDQTPPTLTLQTSYPDNFIADLPTDAQLIATTNEDSICKYGNNIDGFDAMLPFPSFTAENYSTRSTAPLSSIITEDQRTYYITAKCKNKAGLITEQPANISIRVNTSVPLAILSTQVEFPALATARLIANTNKISQCTYSSNSSNPFVNMPSTGGRSHSVTIAELSQGSHSYILRCLRGQYSAEATISFIIDTTAPVITLVDDSNPDLPDRPQFTASNRRLHVRVEARDNESQIVLYNYTLYKSSAVTRDSPISTAQDSSPEFTMTGLSLNNSQRYFFRVEAKNGANLWSTARDSDGITVDTSLLPEQCTNQVRDAGEIGVDCGGICSTGCGLGQECADNADCTSGFCYLSGSRNRGTCANTTCTDRREGPQETDIDCGGVCVDLEKKCSAGKKCSRDSDCSNGECLNQRCGGSDSGAPSLCSNGRIDLDEMGTDCGGVCVTFGKKCPVDTPCQYNSDCMSNSCQASFCSQSSDNDGDGIENDLDNCPANSNPSQEDLDNDGIGDACDKDKDGDGMDNSWETQNNLNPSDPADAALDPDQDGLTNFEEFRLGTNPNQEDTDGDGWNDKDEVDAGTDPLDPNSKPASALFWITMFSVLTLVGVGAAFGYFYYERTRLHLSPKRALPPLPGLRPVPQKVTPISKEIQKHRQQMRQSLFGDFGAPFRPSKPTLKPEAKQEPEKWVDLTKHDIFTKLPTSEAKGDIFSELKKFAEGQLPKPTLPSEQKIQKPVPEKPKITEKQPEKPQPRKIAMPEKPVLPKKLSKKPTQRASQQPRRKAVAKVKPAKAKPQKRKKR from the coding sequence ATGCCAAAATGGCTGCTCTCAAGGAGCGTGCATAGCCTCATGAAACCAGCCATCCTTGTATATTTTGTACTGTTCGCAACTGCAGCTATGCTCGCCTCAGCCCAGACAGCCCCAATTACTATCTACGAACAGCAACCTGAGATAGGCATTGCATTCAGCGAACCTATAAACCCAGCCTCCCTTACCCCCCAGCAAACAGTCCGCCTCGTCAATTCCACCAATGCGCCGTTTGCAGTGGAGTTTGTCCGCTCAGTCCAAGATATCCTCTTTGTCTATAGGCCTGTTGCGTCATTGCGGCCTGGTTCCTATACCTTCACAGTCCATGCAATTGACTCCGCGAACAACCCAGTCGAGGAACAGCTCAGCTTCAATGTTGTCATCCCCCCAATTGACATCTCAATAAGATCTCCAAGATTCGGCTATTCCTCTGTATTCGCATTCCCAGTCACAATCAACCTGAGCAGGCCAGCCTACTGCAAGTGGTGGGATCTCTCCTCAGAAAACTTTGACCTTTACCAGGAATTTGACACACCAAGATCAGCAGCCCTGCAGCACACCATCACCTCCTTTTCCCTTGAGAATGTTGCAAGCCAGAATGGTGTCTTCTCAAGAAGCCTGTATGTCAAATGCAATGACCTTACAAGAGGAGAAATGAGAGACCAGTCTTTCACCATTATCGTAGACCAGACTCCTCCAACTCTAACCCTCCAAACCTCCTATCCAGACAACTTCATCGCAGACCTTCCTACAGATGCCCAGCTGATTGCAACCACAAACGAGGATTCAATCTGCAAATACGGAAACAACATTGACGGCTTTGATGCCATGCTTCCCTTTCCTTCATTCACAGCAGAAAACTACTCAACCAGAAGCACAGCTCCTCTTTCTTCAATAATCACAGAAGACCAGAGGACATATTACATAACCGCAAAGTGCAAAAATAAGGCAGGTCTCATAACAGAGCAGCCTGCAAACATCAGCATCCGGGTCAATACCTCAGTTCCATTAGCCATCCTCTCAACTCAGGTTGAATTCCCTGCACTGGCAACAGCAAGGCTTATTGCAAATACAAACAAAATCAGCCAGTGCACCTATTCAAGCAATTCTTCAAACCCATTTGTCAACATGCCCTCCACAGGAGGAAGGTCGCATTCAGTGACTATAGCCGAACTCAGCCAGGGCAGCCATTCCTATATCCTCAGATGCCTTCGCGGCCAGTACAGCGCTGAAGCAACCATCTCCTTTATCATTGACACAACTGCTCCAGTTATCACTCTGGTTGATGATTCAAATCCTGATCTTCCTGACAGGCCGCAGTTCACAGCCTCGAACAGAAGGCTCCATGTCAGGGTTGAAGCAAGAGACAACGAATCGCAAATAGTGCTCTACAATTACACCCTCTACAAAAGCTCAGCAGTCACAAGAGACTCTCCGATATCAACAGCCCAGGATTCTTCTCCTGAATTCACGATGACAGGCCTCAGCCTCAACAACTCCCAAAGGTATTTCTTCAGGGTTGAGGCAAAGAACGGAGCAAATCTCTGGAGCACAGCAAGGGACAGCGATGGAATCACTGTTGACACATCCTTATTGCCTGAACAGTGCACCAACCAGGTGAGAGACGCTGGCGAAATTGGTGTTGACTGCGGCGGAATCTGCTCAACAGGCTGCGGCCTTGGCCAGGAATGCGCAGACAACGCAGACTGCACTTCAGGATTCTGCTACCTTTCCGGATCCAGAAACAGAGGAACATGCGCAAACACAACCTGCACAGACAGGAGAGAAGGGCCTCAGGAAACAGACATCGATTGCGGCGGAGTCTGCGTTGATCTCGAAAAGAAGTGCTCTGCCGGAAAGAAATGCAGCCGCGACTCAGACTGCTCCAATGGAGAATGCCTCAACCAGAGATGCGGAGGATCAGATTCAGGGGCTCCAAGCCTCTGCAGCAATGGAAGGATCGACTTAGATGAGATGGGAACTGATTGCGGCGGAGTCTGCGTTACCTTCGGGAAGAAATGCCCTGTTGATACACCCTGCCAGTACAACAGCGACTGCATGAGCAATTCCTGCCAGGCAAGCTTCTGCAGCCAAAGCTCTGATAATGATGGGGATGGCATAGAAAATGATCTTGATAACTGCCCGGCAAACTCAAATCCCAGCCAGGAGGACCTTGACAACGATGGAATCGGAGATGCCTGTGATAAGGACAAGGATGGAGACGGAATGGATAACAGCTGGGAAACTCAAAATAACCTCAACCCCTCTGATCCCGCAGATGCAGCCCTTGATCCAGACCAGGACGGCTTGACGAATTTTGAAGAGTTCAGGCTCGGAACTAATCCAAACCAGGAAGACACTGACGGAGATGGCTGGAATGACAAGGATGAAGTTGATGCAGGAACAGACCCTCTTGATCCAAATTCCAAGCCCGCATCAGCCCTCTTCTGGATTACTATGTTCTCAGTTCTCACCTTAGTTGGAGTCGGAGCAGCATTTGGCTACTTCTACTATGAGCGGACAAGGCTCCATCTCTCCCCCAAGAGAGCCCTGCCTCCGCTGCCAGGCCTAAGGCCAGTTCCTCAAAAAGTAACTCCTATCTCAAAGGAAATCCAGAAACACCGCCAGCAGATGCGCCAGAGCCTCTTTGGCGATTTTGGGGCGCCATTCAGGCCATCAAAGCCAACCCTAAAGCCTGAAGCAAAGCAAGAGCCTGAGAAATGGGTTGATCTAACAAAGCATGACATCTTCACAAAGCTGCCGACATCTGAGGCTAAGGGAGACATCTTTTCAGAACTCAAGAAATTTGCAGAGGGCCAGCTTCCAAAGCCAACTCTTCCCTCTGAGCAGAAGATACAGAAGCCAGTTCCAGAGAAACCAAAGATAACAGAGAAACAGCCTGAAAAGCCTCAGCCGCGAAAGATAGCAATGCCAGAAAAACCCGTCCTTCCAAAAAAGCTGTCAAAAAAGCCAACCCAAAGGGCATCTCAACAACCAAGGCGAAAGGCAGTAGCAAAGGTAAAACCAGCAAAAGCAAAGCCTCAAAAAAGGAAGAAGCGATGA